One Fusobacterium nucleatum genomic window carries:
- a CDS encoding polysaccharide deacetylase family protein, with amino-acid sequence MVYILIIIAILVILLLAFNKSAVPVFLYHQVNPISSNVSPEIFEEHLKIIKKYNMKTITISEYYNNNIDKNSMLLTFDDGYYDNFKYVFPLLKKYNMKATIFLNTLYIMDKRENKPEIKDNNTVNLEAMKKYIENGKATINQYMSWEEIKEMYDSGLIDFQAHSHKHMAIFKDIKIEGLTKKERMEAPELYLYGELEDDFPIFAKRGEYSGKAKIIKKEFYKIFKRFYKENIENKITDKNEILKKCQEFIDKNTEYFSDESEIEYKKRIEEDFLENKKLIEKNLGNQVKFFCWPWGHRNKETIKILKELGVVGFISTKKGTNSMKANWDMIRRIELRRYTPKKFKINLLIARNLILGKIYGWIS; translated from the coding sequence ATGGTATATATTTTGATAATAATAGCTATATTAGTTATATTGCTTCTAGCTTTTAATAAAAGTGCAGTACCAGTTTTTCTATATCATCAAGTGAATCCTATTTCTTCAAATGTAAGTCCTGAAATATTTGAGGAACATTTAAAGATTATTAAAAAATATAATATGAAAACTATAACAATTTCAGAATATTATAATAATAACATAGATAAAAATTCTATGCTTTTAACTTTTGATGATGGATATTATGATAATTTTAAATATGTATTTCCATTGTTAAAAAAATATAATATGAAAGCAACAATTTTTTTAAATACTTTGTACATTATGGACAAAAGAGAAAATAAACCTGAAATAAAAGATAATAATACTGTAAATTTAGAAGCCATGAAAAAATATATTGAGAATGGTAAAGCAACTATTAATCAATATATGTCTTGGGAAGAAATAAAAGAAATGTATGACAGTGGTTTAATTGATTTTCAAGCACATTCTCATAAACATATGGCAATATTTAAAGATATTAAGATAGAAGGGCTTACAAAAAAAGAAAGAATGGAAGCACCTGAACTATATCTATATGGAGAACTTGAAGATGATTTTCCTATCTTTGCTAAGAGAGGAGAATATTCAGGAAAGGCTAAAATAATAAAAAAAGAATTTTATAAAATTTTTAAAAGATTTTATAAAGAAAATATTGAAAATAAAATTACAGATAAAAATGAAATTTTAAAAAAATGTCAAGAATTTATTGATAAGAACACTGAATATTTTTCTGATGAAAGTGAAATAGAGTACAAGAAAAGAATAGAAGAAGATTTTTTAGAAAATAAAAAATTGATAGAAAAGAATTTAGGAAATCAAGTTAAATTTTTCTGTTGGCCTTGGGGACATAGAAATAAAGAAACAATTAAAATATTAAAGGAGCTAGGAGTTGTTGGTTTTATTTCAACTAAAAAAGGAACTAACTCTATGAAAGCAAATTGGGATATGATAAGAAGAATTGAGCTCAGAAGATATACTCCTAAAAAATTTAAGATTAATTTATTGATTGCTAGAAATTTAATTTTAGGTAAAATATATGGTTGGATATCGTAG
- a CDS encoding glycosyltransferase family 2 protein, with translation MTLTVAMITLNEEKNLERTLKSVQDFADEIVIVDSGSTDRTEEIAKKFGAKFVYQQWLGYGPQRNKAIELSTSDWILNIDADEEISPELANKIKGIKENSRYKVYKINFMSVCFNKKIKHGGWSNTYRIRLFRKNAGSYNENSVHEEFVTTQEIAKLHKYIYHHSYSDLADYFEKFNKYTTLGAIEYYKKGKKASLISIVLSPIYKFLRMYIVRLGFLDGLEGFLLATTSSLYTMVKYYKLREIYKNGSYIEGEGNNGN, from the coding sequence ATGACCTTAACTGTTGCAATGATAACATTAAATGAAGAGAAAAATTTGGAGAGAACCCTAAAATCAGTTCAAGATTTTGCAGATGAAATTGTAATTGTAGATAGTGGTTCAACTGATAGAACAGAGGAAATAGCTAAAAAATTTGGAGCAAAATTTGTATATCAACAATGGCTTGGCTATGGTCCACAAAGAAATAAGGCTATTGAACTATCAACTTCTGATTGGATATTAAATATTGATGCAGATGAAGAAATTTCACCAGAACTTGCAAATAAAATAAAAGGAATTAAAGAAAATAGTCGTTATAAAGTTTATAAAATAAATTTTATGTCTGTATGTTTTAATAAAAAAATAAAACATGGTGGTTGGAGTAATACATATAGAATAAGACTTTTTAGAAAGAATGCTGGAAGTTATAATGAAAATAGTGTACATGAAGAATTTGTGACAACTCAAGAAATAGCAAAACTTCATAAATATATTTATCATCATAGCTATTCAGATTTAGCTGACTATTTTGAAAAATTTAATAAATATACAACACTGGGAGCTATTGAATATTATAAAAAAGGTAAAAAAGCCAGTCTTATCTCAATAGTATTAAGTCCAATATATAAGTTTTTAAGAATGTATATAGTAAGACTTGGTTTTTTGGATGGACTTGAGGGCTTTTTGTTAGCTACAACAAGTTCACTTTATACTATGGTTAAGTACTATAAATTAAGAGAAATATACAAAAATGGTTCCTATATTGAAGGAGAAGGAAACAATGGAAATTAA
- a CDS encoding glycosyltransferase family 9 protein translates to MEIKRILVSRTDKIGDLILSIPSFFMLKKMYPSAELVVIVRKYNVDIVKNLPYIDRIVIIDEYTKAELLEKIAYFKADVFIALYNDSYVASLARASKAKIRIGPISKLNSFFTYNKGVLQKRSLSVKNEGQYNLDLVAKLDKKRFEEVYELNTKLILTDKDKKVADMYFKENSIEGKCLVVNPFIGGSAKNITDKQYVSILKKVKEKIPDLNIIITSHISDEERTEKLCKDIRKDKIFTFSNGASILNTASIIDRADVYFGASTGPTHIAGALGKNIVAIYPHKKTQSPTRWGILGNSNVKYIIPDENNPKEDYKNPYFDNFTEEMEDKVVKVILEALK, encoded by the coding sequence ATGGAAATTAAAAGAATTTTAGTTTCAAGAACAGATAAAATTGGAGATTTAATTCTATCAATACCAAGTTTTTTTATGTTAAAAAAAATGTATCCTAGTGCAGAGCTTGTAGTCATTGTTAGAAAATATAATGTAGATATAGTAAAAAATCTTCCATATATTGATAGAATTGTAATAATTGATGAATATACTAAAGCAGAGCTTTTAGAAAAGATTGCATATTTTAAGGCAGATGTTTTTATAGCTTTATACAATGATAGTTATGTTGCTTCTCTTGCTAGAGCAAGTAAAGCTAAAATAAGAATAGGACCTATTTCAAAATTAAATTCATTTTTTACATATAACAAAGGAGTTTTACAAAAAAGATCTCTTTCAGTTAAAAATGAAGGGCAATATAATTTAGATTTAGTTGCAAAACTTGATAAAAAAAGATTTGAAGAAGTATATGAGTTAAATACAAAATTGATACTAACTGATAAAGATAAAAAAGTAGCTGATATGTATTTTAAAGAAAATTCTATTGAAGGAAAATGCTTAGTGGTAAATCCTTTTATAGGGGGTTCTGCTAAAAATATAACTGATAAACAATATGTCAGCATATTAAAAAAAGTTAAAGAAAAAATACCAGACCTAAATATTATCATTACAAGCCATATTTCTGATGAAGAAAGAACAGAAAAGCTTTGTAAGGATATTAGAAAAGATAAGATTTTTACTTTTTCTAATGGAGCAAGTATTTTAAATACTGCTTCAATCATAGATAGAGCAGATGTATATTTTGGAGCTTCAACAGGTCCAACTCATATTGCAGGAGCATTAGGTAAAAATATTGTAGCTATCTATCCTCATAAAAAAACTCAAAGCCCTACTAGATGGGGAATTTTAGGTAATTCTAATGTGAAGTATATAATTCCTGATGAAAATAATCCAAAAGAGGATTACAAAAACCCATACTTTGATAACTTTACTGAAGAAATGGAAGACAAAGTTGTTAAAGTAATATTAGAGGCATTAAAATGA
- a CDS encoding glycosyltransferase family 9 protein — protein sequence MNILIIHTAFIGDIVLSTALVSKVKEKYPDSNIYYLTTPLGKEILKNNPKIKEVIVYDKKGKDKGIAAFISFVRKIRKLKIDVCLTPHRYLRSSILSLLSGASIRVGYDIASLAFVYNKKIKYDKTKHEVEKLLSFIDDNTKRYELEMYPSEKDKIKINSLLKNLSENKKIILIAPGSKWFTKKWPEEYFRILIQNLVKRDDLLIVITGGKEEKEIELNLDSKVLDLRGEITLLELAELTKRAVLLVSNDSAPIHITSAFPNTRIIGIFGPTVKEFGFFPWSKNSKVFEIDGLYCRPCAIHGGNSCPEKHFRCMREITPDLIENEIYNYIADIDSKKVKDNG from the coding sequence ATGAATATTTTAATAATACATACAGCTTTTATTGGAGATATTGTATTATCTACAGCTTTAGTATCAAAGGTAAAAGAAAAATATCCTGATTCTAATATCTATTATCTAACAACACCTTTGGGTAAAGAAATATTAAAGAATAATCCTAAAATTAAAGAGGTTATTGTTTATGATAAAAAAGGAAAAGATAAGGGAATTGCAGCATTTATATCTTTTGTAAGAAAAATTAGAAAATTAAAGATAGATGTTTGCTTAACACCACATAGATATTTAAGAAGTAGTATTTTATCTCTTTTAAGTGGAGCTAGTATTAGAGTAGGCTATGATATTGCAAGTTTAGCTTTTGTATATAATAAAAAAATTAAATATGATAAAACAAAACATGAAGTTGAAAAGCTACTTTCTTTTATAGATGATAATACTAAAAGATATGAGCTTGAAATGTATCCAAGTGAAAAAGATAAAATTAAAATTAATAGTTTACTTAAAAATTTATCAGAGAATAAAAAAATAATACTTATAGCACCTGGAAGTAAATGGTTTACAAAAAAATGGCCAGAAGAATATTTTAGAATTTTAATTCAAAACTTAGTTAAAAGAGATGATTTACTGATAGTTATAACAGGTGGAAAAGAAGAAAAAGAAATAGAGTTAAATCTTGATTCAAAAGTTTTAGATTTAAGAGGAGAGATTACTTTATTGGAATTGGCAGAACTTACAAAAAGAGCTGTTTTGCTTGTCTCAAATGATTCAGCTCCTATACATATAACATCTGCTTTTCCAAATACTAGAATAATTGGAATTTTTGGTCCAACAGTAAAAGAATTTGGTTTCTTTCCATGGTCTAAAAATAGTAAAGTTTTTGAAATAGATGGTCTATATTGTCGTCCTTGTGCAATACATGGAGGAAATTCTTGTCCTGAAAAACATTTTAGATGTATGAGAGAAATTACTCCAGACTTAATAGAAAATGAAATTTATAATTATATTGCTGACATTGATAGTAAAAAGGTGAAAGACAATGGATAA
- a CDS encoding lipopolysaccharide biosynthesis protein, which translates to MDKTDISKIIKVLKDDHRSYVYVFEVNGDNKKYVYKEPKEKNTRKWQKFLNFFRGSESKREYYQMKRINSLGLKTAKPICYNKDYLIYEYIEGNKPTVGDIDLVVKELQKIHSMGYLHGDSHIDNFLISPEKEIYIIDSKFQKNKYGKFGAIFEMMYLEDSVGIKIDYDKKSFYYKGAISLRKYLTFFSKLKNIIRGK; encoded by the coding sequence ATGGATAAAACTGATATTTCAAAAATTATTAAAGTCTTAAAAGATGACCATAGAAGTTATGTCTATGTCTTTGAAGTAAATGGAGATAATAAAAAATATGTATATAAAGAACCAAAAGAAAAAAATACAAGAAAATGGCAAAAATTTTTAAATTTTTTTAGAGGCTCTGAAAGCAAAAGAGAATATTATCAAATGAAAAGAATAAACTCTTTAGGACTAAAAACAGCTAAACCAATTTGTTATAATAAAGATTATCTTATCTATGAGTATATTGAAGGAAATAAGCCAACAGTAGGTGATATTGATTTAGTAGTTAAAGAGCTTCAAAAAATTCATTCTATGGGTTATTTACACGGAGATTCACATATTGATAATTTTTTAATAAGTCCTGAAAAAGAAATATATATAATAGATTCAAAATTTCAAAAAAATAAATATGGAAAATTTGGAGCAATTTTTGAAATGATGTATCTGGAAGATAGTGTAGGAATAAAAATTGACTATGATAAAAAAAGTTTTTACTATAAGGGTGCAATATCACTTAGAAAATATTTAACTTTTTTTTCAAAATTAAAAAATATAATTAGAGGAAAATAA
- a CDS encoding glycosyltransferase family 9 protein, with protein sequence MENHKRILVIRLSSIGDVILTTAVLRAFKEKYPNYIIDFLVIDKFKDAISLSPYVDNLLLYDKKKNDGLFNLIRFSKELSKNNYDYVFDLHSKFRSKVISFVLSKFYGVKAYTYKKRAFWKSVLVNLKLIKYKVDNTIIKNYFSAFKDFNLEYQGEKLNFSFEPELKEKFKNYKDYIVFAVGASKETKKWTVEGFGKLAKKLYEAYGKKIILVGSKEDCERCDTIEKISENSIINLAGKLNLKETGALLSQAKFLLTNDSGPFHIARGVECKTFVIFGPTSPGMFDFGENDTLIYNEIDCSPCSLHGDKVCPKKHFKCMKELSYERIFKIIENKE encoded by the coding sequence TTGGAAAATCATAAAAGAATATTAGTTATAAGATTGAGTTCAATAGGAGATGTGATACTTACAACAGCTGTACTTAGAGCATTTAAAGAAAAATATCCAAACTATATAATAGATTTTTTAGTTATAGATAAATTTAAAGATGCTATAAGTTTATCTCCCTATGTGGATAATTTATTGCTTTATGATAAAAAGAAAAATGATGGTCTTTTTAATTTAATAAGATTTAGCAAAGAACTTTCAAAAAATAATTATGATTATGTATTTGACTTACATTCTAAATTTCGCTCAAAAGTTATTAGCTTTGTTTTAAGTAAATTTTATGGGGTAAAGGCTTATACATATAAAAAAAGAGCTTTTTGGAAATCTGTACTTGTGAATTTGAAATTGATAAAATATAAGGTTGATAATACCATAATTAAAAATTATTTTTCAGCTTTTAAAGATTTTAACTTAGAATATCAGGGAGAAAAATTAAATTTTTCATTTGAACCTGAGTTAAAAGAAAAATTTAAAAACTATAAAGATTATATAGTTTTTGCAGTTGGAGCTTCAAAAGAAACTAAAAAATGGACTGTTGAAGGTTTTGGAAAACTAGCAAAAAAACTCTATGAAGCTTATGGAAAAAAAATAATTTTAGTTGGTAGTAAAGAAGATTGTGAAAGATGTGATACAATAGAGAAAATAAGTGAAAATTCTATTATAAATTTAGCTGGAAAATTAAATTTAAAAGAAACAGGAGCTTTACTTTCACAAGCAAAATTTTTACTTACAAATGATTCAGGTCCTTTTCATATAGCAAGAGGTGTAGAATGTAAAACATTTGTAATATTTGGACCAACAAGTCCAGGAATGTTTGATTTTGGAGAAAATGATACACTTATCTATAATGAAATAGACTGTTCTCCTTGTAGTTTACACGGTGATAAAGTTTGTCCTAAGAAACATTTTAAATGTATGAAAGAATTAAGTTATGAAAGAATTTTTAAAATAATAGAAAATAAGGAGTGA
- the recA gene encoding recombinase RecA, whose product MAAKKDKNIPDSKITDKEGKEKAVKDAMASITKDFGAGLIMKLGEKSSMNVESIPTGSINLDIALGIGGVPKGRIIEVYGAESSGKTTLALHIIAEAQKQGGTVAFIDAEHALDPVYAKALGVDIDELLISQPDYGEQALEIADTLVRSGAIDLIVIDSVAALVPKAEIDGEMSDQQMGLQARLMSKGLRKLTGNLNKYKTTMIFINQIREKIGVSYGPTTTTTGGKALKFYSSVRMEVKKMGTVKQGDDPIGSEVVVKVTKNKVAPPFKEAAFEILYGKGISRIGEIIEAAVARDVIVKAGSWFSFREQSIGQGKEKVRAELETNPELLAQVEADLKEAIAKGPVDKKKKKSKKEVASDDTDDENSEIDDDAVEENND is encoded by the coding sequence ATGGCAGCCAAAAAAGATAAAAATATCCCAGATTCAAAGATAACAGATAAAGAGGGAAAAGAGAAAGCAGTCAAAGATGCGATGGCATCTATTACAAAAGATTTTGGAGCTGGGCTTATTATGAAGTTGGGAGAAAAAAGTTCTATGAATGTAGAATCCATTCCAACAGGAAGTATAAATTTGGATATAGCTTTGGGAATAGGTGGAGTACCTAAGGGAAGAATTATTGAAGTTTATGGTGCTGAAAGTTCAGGGAAAACAACTCTTGCTTTACATATTATAGCTGAAGCACAAAAACAAGGTGGAACAGTTGCATTTATTGATGCTGAACATGCTCTTGATCCAGTTTATGCAAAAGCACTAGGAGTTGATATAGATGAACTTCTAATTTCTCAACCAGACTACGGAGAACAAGCACTTGAAATTGCTGATACTCTTGTTAGATCAGGAGCTATTGATTTAATAGTGATAGATTCTGTTGCAGCACTTGTTCCAAAAGCAGAAATAGATGGAGAAATGTCTGATCAACAAATGGGATTACAAGCAAGACTTATGTCAAAAGGTTTAAGAAAATTAACAGGAAATCTTAATAAATATAAAACTACAATGATTTTTATTAATCAAATTAGAGAAAAAATTGGAGTAAGTTATGGACCTACAACTACAACTACTGGTGGAAAAGCTCTTAAATTTTATTCATCAGTTAGAATGGAAGTTAAAAAGATGGGTACTGTAAAACAAGGTGATGACCCTATAGGAAGTGAAGTTGTTGTAAAAGTAACTAAAAATAAAGTTGCTCCACCATTTAAAGAAGCAGCATTTGAAATACTATATGGAAAAGGTATTTCAAGAATAGGTGAAATTATAGAGGCAGCTGTTGCAAGAGATGTAATAGTTAAAGCTGGTTCTTGGTTTAGCTTTAGAGAACAAAGCATAGGACAAGGAAAAGAAAAAGTAAGAGCAGAATTGGAAACAAACCCAGAATTATTAGCTCAAGTTGAAGCAGATTTGAAAGAAGCTATTGCGAAAGGTCCTGTTGACAAGAAAAAGAAAAAATCTAAAAAAGAAGTGGCTTCTGACGATACTGATGATGAGAATTCTGAAATAGATGATGATGCAGTTGAAGAAAATAACGATTAA
- a CDS encoding regulatory protein RecX — protein sequence MMMQLKKITIKGNKLILDNDKIIYLTKEMFSKFDLKGKTELNEETFYFLIYFRIRLSAYTMLAKRDYFKKELKNKLIEKIGFADIVEDLVEDFEEKGYLDDYEKAKSYAAQHSNYGTKKLSFILYQMGVDRKIITEILEDEKDNQIEKIKQLWIKLGNKDHKKKVESILRKGFLYGDIKKAISSMEEDEE from the coding sequence ATGATGATGCAGTTGAAGAAAATAACGATTAAAGGAAACAAACTTATTCTTGATAATGATAAAATTATTTATCTGACCAAAGAGATGTTTTCTAAGTTTGATTTAAAAGGGAAAACTGAACTTAATGAAGAAACTTTTTATTTTTTAATTTATTTTAGAATTAGACTATCTGCTTACACTATGTTAGCTAAAAGAGATTATTTTAAAAAAGAACTAAAAAATAAATTGATAGAGAAAATTGGTTTTGCAGATATAGTTGAAGATCTAGTAGAAGATTTTGAAGAAAAAGGTTATTTAGATGATTATGAAAAAGCAAAATCTTATGCAGCACAACATTCCAACTATGGGACAAAGAAGTTATCCTTTATCCTTTATCAAATGGGAGTGGACAGGAAAATAATTACCGAGATTCTTGAAGATGAAAAGGACAATCAAATAGAAAAAATAAAACAACTTTGGATAAAATTAGGTAATAAGGACCACAAGAAGAAAGTTGAAAGTATATTGAGGAAAGGCTTCTTGTATGGAGATATAAAAAAAGCTATATCTTCTATGGAGGAGGATGAAGAATGA
- a CDS encoding ISL3 family transposase, which yields MISLSLANFIKTILNIQDDNISFPEEDYCQIIQKGNYVIKVFKGFIKSSYCSCPHCNSKNIVKNGSRERNIKFIPFQNYNIELNLSIQRHICKDCKKTFSPSTSIAKDNSNISNNLKYTIAQELQENISLTFIAKKYNLSISSVQRIMDECYSDFKVNKDHLPETMCIDEFKSVKNIDGAMSFVFADYQTKNIIDIVEDRRLNSLTEYFSRFSLEARNNVKYICMDMYSPYISLVKSIFPESEIVLDKFHIVNLVSRAFNQTRISIMNSLKDDSLKRKLKLFWKLLQKYYPDLCQEPYYCPSFKYKLSTKKKVDYLLEKSPELDVNFNIYQDILQAIRHNNFKRFENIVKKNLAKKEKVSKQMLTALKTLKKYMKYIENMFKSNITNGLIEGLNNKIKSIKRTAFGYSNFSNFKKRILIQAGIISISA from the coding sequence GTGATTTCATTGTCTCTAGCTAATTTTATCAAAACTATCTTAAATATTCAAGATGATAATATTTCTTTTCCAGAAGAAGATTATTGTCAGATTATTCAAAAAGGTAATTATGTAATTAAAGTTTTTAAAGGTTTTATTAAATCTAGTTATTGTTCTTGTCCTCATTGTAATTCTAAAAATATTGTTAAAAATGGTTCTAGGGAACGTAATATTAAATTTATTCCTTTTCAAAATTACAATATTGAACTTAATCTTAGTATACAAAGGCATATCTGCAAAGATTGTAAAAAAACTTTTTCTCCTTCTACTAGTATTGCTAAAGATAATTCTAATATTTCTAATAACCTTAAATACACTATTGCGCAAGAACTTCAAGAAAATATTTCTCTTACTTTTATTGCTAAGAAGTACAATCTTTCTATTTCTTCAGTTCAAAGAATTATGGATGAGTGTTACTCTGATTTTAAGGTTAATAAAGACCATTTACCTGAAACTATGTGTATTGACGAGTTTAAATCAGTTAAAAATATTGATGGCGCTATGTCTTTTGTTTTTGCTGATTATCAAACTAAAAATATTATTGATATTGTTGAAGATAGAAGATTAAATTCCTTGACAGAATATTTTTCAAGATTTTCACTTGAAGCTAGGAATAATGTAAAATATATCTGTATGGATATGTATTCTCCATATATTAGTTTAGTAAAATCTATTTTTCCTGAGTCTGAGATAGTATTAGATAAATTTCATATTGTTAATCTAGTTAGTAGAGCATTTAACCAAACTAGAATATCCATAATGAATTCCCTTAAAGATGATTCATTAAAAAGAAAATTAAAACTATTTTGGAAGTTACTCCAAAAATATTATCCTGACCTTTGTCAAGAACCATATTATTGTCCAAGCTTTAAATACAAACTTAGCACTAAGAAAAAAGTGGACTATCTTCTAGAAAAAAGTCCTGAATTAGATGTTAATTTTAATATATATCAAGATATTCTTCAAGCAATAAGACATAATAATTTTAAAAGATTTGAAAATATTGTAAAGAAAAATCTAGCCAAAAAGGAGAAAGTATCTAAACAAATGCTTACAGCTTTAAAGACTTTAAAAAAATATATGAAATATATTGAAAATATGTTTAAATCAAACATTACAAATGGGTTGATAGAAGGTTTAAACAATAAAATTAAGTCAATAAAGAGAACAGCATTTGGATATTCAAATTTTAGTAATTTTAAAAAGCGCATATTAATTCAAGCAGGAATTATATCAATTAGTGCTTAA